A stretch of the Buchananella sp. 14KM1171 genome encodes the following:
- a CDS encoding AAA family ATPase yields MRIHRLEFQAIGPFPGHHDIDFDSLSQAGLFLLTGQTGAGKSTIIDAIVFGLYGSLAGANSDPARLRCKLAEGTVPSFVELTFSTGAGIYRLRRSPQYERPKQRGTGTTIEKSSVVLTRLSEAQPGASGELLSTSQQEVGRQMLAIVGLSKDQFTQTAVLPQGQFAEFLHAKPEDRRKVLQQVFSTGIYEDLQTELTERAKAVRAQADQLATQVRTKIELVAGAAGQKENWRGYVTGLFDSSRTLEAVEVCAGLVADSGATARALEHRERQAKRAKQAADAALSAGQQTQQRKLRISELNAHRQALVERAQQIAGQRGQLDSHRRALPVFQADQTHSNDRALLPAAQESWQEAQAAALLALSEVGIEQPDSTGSATDSAQQLGQLRDAAVGRHGSLENAQQLEEALPRLTQQVAQATAAVENAKAAYQQAAQTVAALPAKTKKCEEELGQANAQAALLGQAQLEVSELENAQKLADQHAKALAALQQADSSVESALVALESARRNQQHTLGAWLAGSASALAQQLQDGKPCLVCGSTEHPAPASGQSGAAGVSEEEVNAAAQRSEQAASAHSAALAKQAACLEKVQELAGQLAGVELDSLASRLEGAKAALGEAQQAGQRVTTLRQEEQELRDQHSALTERLHQLEIDIQTRTSELAFAEDSRATAVKSVQEARGQAQSVSAIRAELLAAASEAEAALALHKAWQDATAQAERSQEAVAQALAASGFATVEGALAVVLPAERASQLETELQQYDTDLLKAETALNQPELVAAAAQPAPDLESLQADAQAAADQADAAVSAAATAADAAGRVATAYLALREATEQHQKAVAGARALLFVAAAVAGGGANQKQIPLASFVLLSRFDEVLAAANPRILSISNGRYELVRTDDEGGQRARLGGLGLAVIDHHTRDDAQRSPRTLSGGETFYVSLALALALAEVVRQEAGGVEISTLFIDEGFGSLDAETLDEVMDQIGALREGGRAVGLVSHVAEMAQRIPDGIKVRRSPQGSTLSVTAR; encoded by the coding sequence GTGAGAATCCACCGCCTGGAGTTTCAAGCAATCGGCCCGTTCCCGGGCCACCACGACATCGACTTCGACTCCCTGAGCCAGGCCGGGCTGTTCCTGCTCACCGGGCAGACCGGCGCCGGCAAGTCCACCATCATCGACGCGATCGTCTTTGGGCTCTACGGCAGCCTGGCCGGCGCCAACTCCGATCCCGCCCGCCTGCGCTGCAAGCTGGCCGAGGGCACAGTGCCCAGCTTCGTGGAGCTCACCTTCTCCACCGGTGCCGGCATCTACCGGCTGCGCCGCAGCCCGCAGTACGAGCGTCCCAAACAGCGCGGCACCGGCACCACCATCGAGAAGAGTTCGGTGGTGCTTACGCGCCTCAGCGAGGCCCAGCCGGGGGCAAGCGGTGAGCTGCTCAGCACCTCGCAGCAGGAGGTCGGTCGCCAGATGCTGGCCATCGTGGGGTTGTCCAAGGACCAGTTCACGCAAACGGCCGTGCTTCCGCAGGGCCAGTTCGCCGAATTCCTGCACGCCAAGCCAGAGGATCGACGCAAGGTATTGCAGCAGGTTTTCTCCACCGGCATCTACGAGGACCTGCAAACCGAACTCACCGAGCGCGCCAAGGCGGTGCGAGCCCAGGCGGACCAGTTAGCCACCCAGGTGCGGACCAAGATCGAGCTGGTGGCCGGCGCGGCGGGCCAAAAGGAAAACTGGCGAGGCTACGTCACCGGGCTGTTCGACTCTTCCCGCACCCTGGAGGCGGTGGAGGTGTGCGCGGGCCTGGTGGCAGACTCCGGCGCTACCGCGCGCGCACTCGAGCACAGGGAGCGGCAGGCCAAGCGGGCCAAGCAGGCGGCCGACGCGGCCCTGAGCGCCGGGCAGCAGACCCAGCAGCGCAAGCTCCGCATCAGTGAACTGAACGCACACAGGCAAGCCCTAGTTGAACGCGCCCAGCAGATCGCCGGCCAGCGGGGCCAACTCGATTCGCACCGAAGAGCCCTGCCCGTCTTCCAAGCAGACCAGACGCACTCCAACGACCGCGCCCTCCTGCCAGCTGCCCAAGAGTCTTGGCAAGAGGCGCAGGCAGCAGCGCTGTTAGCCCTTTCCGAAGTGGGGATCGAGCAGCCGGATTCCACCGGCTCTGCAACTGACAGTGCACAGCAGCTGGGACAGTTGCGGGACGCGGCCGTGGGCCGCCACGGCTCCCTGGAAAACGCGCAGCAGCTGGAGGAAGCACTGCCACGGCTAACCCAGCAGGTGGCGCAGGCAACCGCAGCAGTAGAGAACGCCAAGGCTGCCTACCAGCAGGCCGCCCAAACCGTCGCCGCCCTGCCCGCCAAGACTAAGAAGTGCGAGGAGGAGCTTGGCCAGGCGAACGCCCAAGCCGCCCTGCTGGGGCAAGCCCAACTGGAGGTAAGTGAACTCGAAAACGCACAAAAACTAGCCGACCAGCACGCCAAGGCGCTCGCAGCACTGCAGCAGGCCGATTCCAGCGTCGAAAGCGCGCTGGTGGCCCTGGAATCGGCACGCCGCAACCAGCAACACACCCTGGGAGCGTGGCTAGCGGGCTCCGCCAGCGCGCTAGCCCAGCAGCTCCAAGACGGCAAACCCTGCCTGGTGTGTGGCTCCACGGAGCACCCAGCCCCAGCCAGCGGTCAGAGCGGTGCGGCCGGAGTCAGCGAGGAGGAAGTAAACGCCGCCGCGCAGCGCTCCGAACAGGCCGCCTCCGCGCACAGCGCGGCACTGGCAAAACAGGCCGCCTGCTTGGAGAAGGTCCAGGAGCTGGCCGGGCAACTAGCCGGCGTGGAGCTTGACTCCCTGGCCTCACGGCTGGAAGGAGCCAAGGCCGCGCTGGGCGAGGCGCAGCAGGCCGGCCAGCGCGTCACCACCCTGCGGCAGGAGGAGCAGGAGCTACGCGACCAGCACTCTGCACTAACCGAGCGACTGCACCAGCTAGAGATAGACATCCAAACCCGCACCTCCGAGCTCGCATTTGCTGAAGACAGCCGCGCGACCGCCGTCAAGAGCGTGCAGGAGGCGCGTGGCCAGGCCCAAAGCGTCTCAGCAATCCGCGCCGAATTGCTGGCGGCCGCCAGCGAGGCAGAAGCTGCATTGGCGCTGCACAAGGCCTGGCAGGATGCCACCGCACAGGCCGAGCGCAGCCAGGAGGCAGTGGCACAGGCATTGGCCGCCTCGGGCTTCGCCACCGTGGAAGGGGCACTCGCTGTAGTACTGCCCGCAGAGCGGGCCAGCCAGTTAGAGACAGAGCTACAGCAGTACGACACGGACCTCTTGAAGGCCGAAACCGCCCTCAATCAACCAGAACTCGTTGCCGCCGCCGCCCAACCGGCACCCGACCTGGAGAGCCTCCAGGCCGACGCTCAAGCCGCAGCGGACCAAGCAGACGCGGCGGTTTCCGCCGCCGCCACAGCGGCGGACGCTGCCGGGAGAGTCGCCACCGCCTACTTGGCCCTCCGGGAAGCAACCGAGCAGCACCAAAAGGCCGTGGCCGGGGCGCGGGCCCTGCTGTTCGTCGCCGCCGCCGTGGCCGGCGGCGGGGCAAACCAAAAACAGATCCCCCTGGCCTCCTTCGTGCTGCTCTCCCGCTTCGACGAGGTCCTGGCGGCCGCCAACCCGCGCATCCTGTCCATCTCCAACGGGCGCTACGAGCTGGTGCGCACAGACGACGAAGGCGGCCAGCGCGCCCGCCTGGGCGGGCTGGGGCTGGCGGTCATCGACCACCACACGCGAGACGACGCGCAGCGCAGCCCGCGCACCCTCAGCGGCGGCGAGACCTTCTACGTCTCCCTCGCCCTGGCGCTGGCGCTGGCCGAGGTGGTGCGCCAGGAGGCCGGCGGGGTGGAGATCTCCACCCTCTTCATCGACGAGGGATTCGGCTCCCTGGACGCCGAGACCCTGGACGAGGTAATGGACCAGATCGGGGCACTACGCGAGGGCGGGCGCGCCGTCGGGCTGGTCAGCCACGTCGCGGAGATGGCCCAGCGCATCCCCGACGGCATCAAGGTGAGGCGCTCCCCCCAGGGCTCCACCCTCAGCGTCACTGCGAGGTAG
- a CDS encoding exonuclease SbcCD subunit D, which translates to MRILHTSDWHVGRTLHGASLESAHARFFDWLVETVKQEAVDAVIVAGDVFDRAVPPLEAVQLVDRVITALSAHARVVLTPGNHDSALRLGFGQDWNGERVIVRSRVADVGQPVVLPKPDGQAGAVLFALPYLDPELARGQLAHALAGREVARSHEGVVAAAMEMVRAGHARVDQDLPVVLVAHAFVAGGRASDSERDIKVGGVDLVPSEVLVPPQGWQPDYVALGHLHRAQFVAGLDGGDGGSVVRYSGSPVAFSFSEAEDQKSVTIVELDKRGAGVKIRVLSTPVERPLAVLTGQLAELLGPAYAPFREHYVSVEVTDRVRPAELVTRVKAVFPWALSTQHKPVDALSQSQVDLASRRASRAQSNPVDVVGEFIAAVTGRGADAEIVSVIRESYESVRSRKAGTK; encoded by the coding sequence ATGCGAATCCTGCACACCTCGGACTGGCACGTGGGCCGCACCCTGCACGGGGCGAGCCTGGAGTCCGCGCACGCGCGCTTCTTCGACTGGCTAGTAGAAACGGTCAAACAAGAGGCGGTGGACGCGGTGATCGTGGCCGGGGACGTGTTTGACCGGGCAGTGCCGCCGCTGGAGGCCGTACAGCTGGTAGACCGGGTGATAACCGCGCTGTCTGCCCACGCGCGGGTGGTGCTCACACCCGGCAACCACGACTCTGCGCTGCGGTTGGGCTTTGGCCAGGACTGGAACGGCGAACGCGTAATAGTGCGCTCCCGAGTGGCCGATGTGGGCCAGCCGGTGGTACTGCCGAAGCCAGACGGTCAGGCCGGTGCCGTGCTATTCGCCCTGCCCTACCTGGACCCGGAGCTGGCGCGCGGCCAGCTGGCCCATGCCCTGGCCGGCCGGGAGGTGGCGCGCTCCCACGAGGGGGTGGTCGCCGCCGCCATGGAGATGGTGAGGGCAGGGCACGCGCGGGTGGATCAGGACCTACCCGTGGTGCTGGTGGCCCACGCCTTCGTGGCCGGGGGCAGGGCCAGCGATTCGGAGCGGGACATCAAGGTGGGCGGTGTGGACCTGGTGCCCAGCGAGGTGCTGGTGCCGCCCCAGGGCTGGCAGCCGGACTACGTGGCGCTGGGGCACCTGCATCGCGCGCAGTTCGTGGCCGGGCTGGACGGCGGCGACGGCGGCAGCGTCGTGCGCTACTCGGGCTCGCCGGTGGCCTTCTCCTTCAGCGAGGCCGAGGACCAAAAGAGCGTCACGATCGTTGAGCTCGATAAGCGAGGAGCTGGAGTGAAGATTCGGGTCCTGTCTACTCCGGTGGAGCGGCCCTTAGCGGTACTAACTGGGCAACTTGCAGAGCTGCTGGGGCCGGCCTACGCCCCGTTCCGGGAGCACTACGTGAGCGTCGAGGTCACCGATCGGGTGCGTCCTGCGGAACTGGTAACCCGAGTAAAGGCCGTCTTCCCCTGGGCGCTTTCCACCCAGCACAAACCCGTGGACGCCCTCAGCCAGAGTCAGGTAGACCTGGCCTCCCGCCGGGCCAGCCGCGCGCAGTCCAACCCGGTGGATGTGGTGGGTGAGTTCATTGCCGCAGTAACCGGGCGCGGGGCTGACGCGGAAATAGTGTCCGTGATCAGGGAGAGTTACGAGTCGGTGCGCTCCAGGAAGGCGGGAACCAAGTGA
- the hisN gene encoding histidinol-phosphatase: MELRSDYLADLNLALEIADRVDRLTMERFGAADLVVDSKPDLTPVSDADKRAEQIVRSVLGEHRPADAILGEEYGSQGQSERRWIVDPIDGTKNFVRGVPLWASLIALVDGDEVVVGVVSAPALGARWFAARGAGAWRGPRLEGARRLQVSRVERFEDASLGYSSLAAWRGHPRREQFLALLEECWRTRGYGDFFPYMMVAEGAVDACAEPELEVYDMAALVPIVVEAGGRFTNLRGVDGPFGGNAAASNGLLHEALLERLGE; encoded by the coding sequence ATGGAACTGCGCTCTGACTACCTTGCCGACCTGAACCTGGCGCTGGAGATCGCCGACCGGGTGGACCGCCTGACCATGGAGCGCTTTGGCGCTGCGGACCTGGTGGTGGACTCCAAGCCGGACCTGACCCCGGTTTCGGACGCGGACAAGCGCGCCGAGCAGATCGTGCGCAGTGTGCTGGGTGAGCACCGCCCGGCGGACGCGATCCTGGGCGAGGAGTACGGCAGCCAGGGCCAGTCCGAGCGCCGCTGGATCGTGGACCCGATCGACGGCACCAAGAACTTCGTGCGCGGCGTGCCACTGTGGGCTTCCCTGATCGCGCTGGTGGACGGCGATGAGGTGGTGGTCGGCGTGGTCAGCGCCCCGGCCCTGGGGGCGCGCTGGTTCGCCGCGCGCGGGGCGGGCGCGTGGCGCGGCCCGCGCCTGGAGGGCGCCCGCCGCCTGCAGGTCTCTCGCGTGGAGCGCTTCGAGGACGCCTCGCTGGGCTACTCCTCCCTGGCGGCCTGGCGCGGCCACCCGCGCCGCGAGCAGTTCCTGGCCCTCCTGGAGGAGTGCTGGCGCACGCGCGGCTACGGCGACTTCTTCCCCTACATGATGGTGGCCGAGGGCGCGGTGGACGCCTGCGCCGAGCCCGAGCTGGAGGTCTACGACATGGCCGCCCTGGTGCCGATCGTGGTCGAGGCCGGCGGCCGCTTCACCAACCTGCGCGGCGTGGATGGCCCCTTCGGCGGCAACGCGGCGGCGAGCAACGGGCTGCTGCACGAGGCCCTCCTGGAGCGGCTGGGCGAATAG
- the rsgA gene encoding ribosome small subunit-dependent GTPase A, protein MRRDIGTDDARVRVRPPRSSRPRTKDRPQHKDAVEGFVFSVDRGRYGVELPDSTRVVAMKARELGKGRVVVGDTVRVVGDLSGRKDTLARIVGIAERRSELRRSAEDGELAGRERTVVANADQLLVVTALADPPPRVRMIDRYLVAAYDAGMEPILVLTKADLADPAELLAAYTPLGVRAVVTSLAPGRECDLSEVHELLAGHVSVLVGHSGVGKSTLVNAVTGAERATGHVNDVTGRGRHTSTSMVALRVEGGWVIDTPGVRSFGLAHIDTDSILAAFTDLAEVAAACPRGCTHTATEPDCELSAAAGDAALAARLESFRRLVAARLGGEEPGR, encoded by the coding sequence ATGAGAAGAGACATCGGCACCGACGACGCGCGGGTGCGGGTGCGCCCGCCGCGCTCCTCGCGCCCGCGCACCAAGGACCGCCCGCAGCACAAGGACGCCGTGGAGGGCTTCGTGTTCTCCGTGGACCGGGGCCGCTACGGCGTCGAACTGCCCGACTCCACCCGCGTGGTGGCGATGAAGGCGCGCGAGCTCGGCAAGGGGCGCGTGGTGGTGGGAGACACGGTGCGCGTGGTGGGAGACCTCTCCGGGCGCAAGGACACCCTGGCGCGGATCGTCGGGATCGCCGAGCGGCGCAGCGAGCTCAGGCGCAGCGCCGAGGATGGCGAGCTGGCCGGGCGCGAACGCACCGTGGTGGCCAACGCCGACCAGCTGCTGGTGGTGACCGCGCTGGCTGACCCGCCGCCGCGCGTGCGCATGATCGACCGCTACCTGGTGGCCGCCTACGACGCCGGCATGGAGCCCATCTTGGTGCTGACCAAGGCGGACCTGGCCGACCCGGCCGAGCTGCTGGCCGCCTACACGCCCCTGGGGGTGCGCGCCGTGGTCACGTCCCTGGCGCCGGGGCGGGAGTGCGACCTGAGCGAGGTCCACGAGTTGCTGGCCGGGCACGTGTCCGTGCTGGTGGGCCACTCCGGGGTGGGTAAGTCCACGCTGGTCAACGCCGTCACCGGGGCCGAGCGGGCCACCGGGCACGTCAACGACGTCACCGGGCGTGGCCGCCACACCTCCACCTCCATGGTGGCCCTGCGCGTGGAGGGCGGCTGGGTGATCGACACCCCGGGCGTGCGCTCCTTTGGCCTGGCCCACATCGACACCGACTCCATCCTGGCGGCCTTCACCGACCTGGCCGAGGTGGCCGCCGCCTGCCCGCGCGGCTGCACCCACACCGCCACCGAGCCTGACTGCGAGCTCTCCGCCGCCGCAGGGGACGCCGCGTTGGCCGCCCGGCTGGAGAGCTTCCGCCGCCTCGTGGCCGCCCGCCTGGGCGGGGAGGAGCCCGGCAGGTAG
- a CDS encoding 3-phosphoshikimate 1-carboxyvinyltransferase, translating to MTQEFWRAPLAVGPVDADVAVPGSKSLTARELLLSALADGPSELRGALLARDTRLMTAALEALGARIEVQEGDFPVIRVEPGPLRGGAVIDCGLAGTVMRFVPALAALARGTTRFDGDAHARQRPLAPLLDALAGLGAGVESAAGYLPIAVTGTGGLTGGVVEVEASASSQFLSALLLIGASCEDGLTVVPRGRLTSRPHIDMTVQTLRERGVRVDVLTGPEAGVPGGGGSAGVGAATSAIPEVAWRVHAGPIAGRVVEIEPDLSNAGVFLAPALTVGGQVRMRNWPLATTQAGDAWRELLPRLGAQVELRPDTPATGTLVVRGTGRIAGLEADLGAVGELAPTLAALLTLASSPSRLTGIAHLRGHETDRLAALVAEIRRLGGQATELADGLEIAPPPAGRRLAGAVLHSYADHRMATFAAIVGTRVAGVELDDVATTSKTLPDFARRWGALLGEGA from the coding sequence ATGACGCAGGAGTTTTGGCGCGCTCCCCTGGCGGTGGGCCCGGTGGACGCTGACGTGGCCGTGCCCGGCTCGAAGTCCCTGACGGCCCGGGAGCTGCTGCTGTCCGCCCTCGCGGATGGCCCCAGCGAGCTGCGCGGCGCCCTGCTGGCGCGCGACACGCGGCTTATGACGGCGGCGCTGGAGGCGCTGGGGGCACGCATCGAGGTCCAGGAGGGCGACTTCCCGGTGATCCGGGTGGAGCCCGGGCCGTTGCGGGGCGGGGCCGTGATCGACTGCGGCCTGGCCGGCACCGTGATGCGTTTCGTCCCGGCGCTGGCGGCGCTGGCGCGGGGCACCACCCGGTTCGACGGAGACGCCCACGCCCGCCAGCGCCCCCTCGCCCCGCTGCTGGACGCCCTGGCCGGCCTGGGGGCCGGCGTGGAGAGCGCGGCCGGCTACCTGCCCATCGCCGTGACCGGCACCGGTGGCCTCACCGGTGGCGTGGTGGAGGTGGAAGCCTCCGCCTCCTCCCAGTTCCTCTCCGCCCTGCTGCTGATCGGGGCAAGCTGCGAGGACGGCCTCACGGTGGTGCCGCGCGGCCGCCTGACCTCCCGCCCGCACATCGACATGACTGTGCAGACACTGCGCGAGCGTGGCGTGCGCGTTGACGTGCTGACCGGCCCGGAGGCGGGCGTGCCGGGCGGTGGGGGTAGCGCGGGGGTGGGCGCGGCGACGTCGGCCATCCCGGAGGTGGCCTGGCGGGTCCACGCCGGCCCGATCGCGGGCAGGGTGGTCGAAATCGAGCCCGATCTTTCCAACGCGGGAGTGTTCCTGGCCCCGGCTTTGACAGTGGGCGGCCAGGTGCGGATGCGCAACTGGCCGCTTGCCACCACGCAGGCCGGCGATGCCTGGCGTGAGCTGCTGCCCCGCCTGGGCGCGCAGGTGGAGCTGCGCCCCGACACGCCCGCCACGGGCACGCTGGTGGTGCGCGGCACCGGCCGGATCGCTGGCCTGGAGGCGGACCTGGGGGCGGTGGGCGAACTCGCCCCCACCCTGGCGGCCCTGCTCACGCTGGCCTCCTCCCCCTCGCGGCTGACCGGGATCGCCCACCTGCGCGGCCACGAAACCGACCGCCTGGCGGCGCTGGTGGCGGAGATCCGCCGCCTGGGCGGGCAGGCCACCGAGCTGGCAGACGGCCTGGAGATCGCCCCACCACCGGCCGGGCGGCGGCTGGCCGGCGCGGTGCTGCACTCCTACGCCGACCACCGGATGGCAACGTTCGCGGCGATCGTCGGCACGCGAGTGGCGGGCGTGGAGCTGGACGACGTGGCCACCACCTCCAAGACCCTGCCCGACTTCGCCCGCCGCTGGGGCGCCCTGCTGGGAGAGGGCGCATGA
- a CDS encoding DoxX family membrane protein, which produces MSLLSALARPLLAIPFILEGIDAITRPEPHADLVLEATETMEKKAGTPPLTRADAVLFSRVGGVVSVAAAGALLLGKRPRTAACVLAALNVATAVVRYPFWRAATRRERDEHLAGLARAGAVTGGLLLASADRGGAPSWSWQRANRREQKQALSALRRELREKYTA; this is translated from the coding sequence ATGAGCCTTTTGTCTGCCCTCGCCCGTCCCCTGCTGGCAATCCCGTTCATCCTGGAAGGGATCGACGCCATCACGCGCCCGGAGCCCCACGCTGACCTGGTCCTGGAGGCTACGGAGACGATGGAGAAGAAGGCCGGCACGCCGCCGCTGACCAGGGCCGACGCGGTGCTGTTCAGCCGCGTGGGCGGGGTGGTGAGCGTGGCCGCCGCCGGTGCGTTGCTGCTGGGCAAGCGCCCGCGCACCGCCGCGTGCGTGTTGGCCGCGCTGAACGTGGCCACCGCCGTGGTGAGGTACCCGTTCTGGCGCGCGGCCACCCGCCGCGAGCGCGACGAGCACCTGGCTGGCCTGGCTCGGGCCGGGGCGGTGACGGGCGGGTTGTTGCTGGCCTCGGCTGACCGTGGCGGCGCCCCGTCGTGGAGTTGGCAGCGCGCCAACCGGCGCGAGCAGAAGCAGGCGCTCTCGGCGCTGCGCCGCGAGCTGCGGGAGAAGTACACGGCCTAG
- a CDS encoding sigma-70 family RNA polymerase sigma factor: MSTQSDLAARFEEQALPYLDQLYGAALRMTRNPQDAQDLVQDAYAKAFAAFDRFEEGTNLKAWLYRILTNAYISNYRKAQRRPIEATNEVEDWQLYEAASHTSTGLRSAEADALDSIGDDVIRGALQDLDPDRRLAVYLADVEGFSYKEIAEIMGTPVGTVMSRLHRGRSQLRKALADYVKEAR, translated from the coding sequence ATGAGCACCCAATCAGACCTCGCCGCCCGCTTCGAGGAGCAGGCGTTGCCGTACCTGGATCAGCTGTACGGCGCGGCGTTGCGCATGACCCGCAACCCGCAAGACGCGCAGGACCTGGTGCAGGACGCCTACGCCAAGGCCTTCGCCGCCTTCGACCGCTTCGAGGAGGGCACCAACCTCAAGGCCTGGCTCTACCGCATCCTCACAAACGCCTACATCTCTAACTACCGCAAGGCGCAGCGTCGTCCAATCGAGGCCACCAACGAGGTGGAGGACTGGCAGCTCTACGAGGCGGCCTCCCACACCTCCACCGGCCTGCGCAGTGCGGAGGCGGACGCGCTGGATTCGATCGGGGACGACGTCATTCGCGGCGCCCTGCAGGACCTGGATCCCGATCGCCGCCTGGCGGTCTACCTGGCCGACGTCGAGGGGTTTTCCTACAAGGAGATCGCCGAGATCATGGGCACGCCGGTCGGCACGGTCATGTCTCGCCTCCACCGGGGAAGATCTCAGCTGCGAAAGGCGTTAGCTGACTACGTGAAGGAGGCGCGATGA
- the rsrA gene encoding mycothiol system anti-sigma-R factor, with product MTEMGRTSCEELIEHLFMYLDREVDSALYDALTRHVEECGHCRELAEAEMHVRELLRRSCCQGAPEELRVIIRQSLRVTTFTSQCE from the coding sequence ATGACTGAGATGGGCCGCACTAGCTGCGAGGAACTGATCGAGCACCTCTTCATGTACCTGGACCGCGAGGTGGATTCGGCGTTGTACGACGCCCTGACCCGCCACGTCGAGGAATGCGGCCACTGCCGCGAACTGGCCGAGGCGGAAATGCACGTGCGCGAACTGCTGCGTCGCTCCTGCTGCCAGGGCGCGCCGGAGGAACTGCGGGTCATCATCAGGCAGTCCCTGCGGGTGACCACGTTCACGAGCCAATGTGAGTAG
- a CDS encoding 50S ribosomal protein bL37 — protein MSKRGRKRKARKKNAANGGKRPNA, from the coding sequence ATGTCCAAGCGTGGACGCAAGCGCAAGGCGCGCAAGAAGAACGCGGCGAACGGCGGCAAGCGCCCCAACGCCTGA
- a CDS encoding GDSL-type esterase/lipase family protein: MTTREETGPALRLCFVGDELVGGVGDPRARGWTGRVLSRTPHPEHRLAAILPVAGETTAALAERWENECRLHFSPLTDNRLVIALGIGDIKAGQSLARTRLNLAKILDTAQASRIAPFVVGPPPLAGVPQALIAELSDTAAQVCQRREVPYVETFTPLQGHSQWHTDISSSRLGLPGHVGYTLLAWLVSHCGWFEWLGVEPTEDWQ, from the coding sequence ATGACTACGCGCGAGGAAACCGGGCCCGCCCTTCGTCTGTGCTTCGTGGGAGACGAGCTAGTGGGAGGCGTGGGCGACCCGCGCGCCCGCGGCTGGACCGGGCGCGTGCTCAGCCGCACCCCTCACCCCGAGCACCGGCTGGCCGCGATCCTGCCCGTGGCCGGTGAGACCACCGCCGCCCTGGCCGAGCGCTGGGAGAACGAGTGCCGACTGCACTTCTCCCCGCTCACCGACAACCGCCTGGTGATCGCGCTGGGAATCGGCGACATCAAGGCCGGCCAGTCCCTGGCCCGCACCCGCCTGAACCTGGCCAAGATCCTGGACACGGCCCAGGCCTCCCGCATCGCCCCCTTCGTGGTGGGCCCCCCGCCGCTGGCGGGCGTGCCCCAGGCCCTTATCGCCGAGCTGTCTGACACCGCCGCCCAGGTGTGCCAGCGCCGCGAGGTGCCTTACGTGGAGACCTTCACCCCGCTGCAGGGGCACAGCCAGTGGCACACGGACATCTCCTCCTCCCGCCTGGGCCTGCCCGGGCACGTCGGCTACACGCTGCTGGCCTGGCTGGTCTCCCACTGCGGCTGGTTCGAGTGGCTGGGCGTGGAGCCCACGGAGGACTGGCAGTAG